The sequence GGGGCTGGCGCCGGGCGGTGCGCGGGAGGCCCCACGCTCACTGGCACACCCACGCCGACGGGACCTGTCACCGGCACGTGCACCGCCACGAGGGGGAGCACGCGCACGTGCACGCCGAGGGCGATCGCGAAGGGGCCTCGCTGACGCCGTGGATCCTCTTCACGGTGTTCGTGTTCGGTCCCTGCGAACCGCTGATCCCGCTTCTGATGTACCCCGCGGCGGAGCACAGCGCGCGGGGCGTGGTGCTGGTCACCCTCGTGTTCGGTGCGGCCACGCTGGGGACGATGGCGGCCACCGTGGGGGCGGGCTTCGCGGGAATCCGCCGCCTGCCCCTGGGACCCCTCGAGCGGTACGCCCACGTCATGGCGGGTGCCACCCTGGCGGCGTGCGGGGTGGCCATGCGGTACCTCTGACGCGCTCCTTTTCCGCAAGCGCCGGTGTCCAGGCGGCGGAGCCGGCGTCCCCTCCGCACCGGCCGCCCCAGCGAGGCCACGCCCGCGAACGCTTCCGCCCCGGCCGGGTCGGCATGCCGATCGCCGCGGCTCGTGCCGGCTGGCGGGGGAATGTAAGCGACGCGCCCGGCTCGAACCGGTCCGCCCCGTCCGGGGGAAGCCGGTCGGGAAACTCCCCCTGGATCGGCAGGCACCGGCGGGTGGGATCGGTACGGCAGGTGGCGGAGGGCGCCCGTGAGGACGCCGAGGGTGCAGGCGGCCCGGCGCTCGCTCCCGCCCCCGCTGGGGGGATCGAACAGGGCGAAGGCGGATCCGGGAATGCGGCAGCGGCCGTCAGGGCCGAAGGCGGAGGAGCCGCAGCTGCGGCGGCACCAGGAGCCGGTGAAACGCCGAACGGACGTCAGGCGGGTACGGGACGTCCGCCTCGGCGACGCGGTTTCCAGACGCCGCACCGGGGAGGCAGGGCCTCTCGGGAACCGCGGGGGCGCGAATTCCGCACGACCGCTCCGAAGGAACGGGAGCACCGCGCAGGGATCGCTGCCAGGCCGGACGCGGCCGGAAGGCGCGGCGCACTCCGGGGTAAAATGCCGAACGGAATTCGCCGTCCATCACCCGCCGCTCCGCCCTGGAAACGGGGGTTCGGATGTTCGACAAGGGCAGGGCGGAAGTTCTCGTGGTCGGTGCCGGTCCGGTGGGGCTGTTCGCAGCGGCCTCCCTCGTCGAGCGCGGCATCGACGTGGCGATCGTCGACGCGGAGTGGCGCGGGACCGGGATGAGCTACGCGCTGGGGTTGCACCCCGACGCGATGGCTCTTCTGGAGACCATCGGTCTCGCCGAGCCGCTCAGGAGCGCCGGCTACGAGGTGCGGCGGTTGGCCTTCTACGATCGTCAGGAACGCGTCGCCGAGGTCGACTACGCGGCCGTGGACGGTCCGTTCCCCTTCCTGACGATCCTGCCGCAGAGCGCACTGGAAAGCGCGCTCGAGGCTTGGCTCAAGAAGAGGGGGGTGGAGGTTCGCTGGCGGCACCGTCTGGCCGACCTGTCGGAAGTGACGAGGCCGGTGGCCGCCGAGCTCCATCGGTGGGACGAGGAGACGGTGGGCTATCCCATCGCTCACCATGAGCGGATCGTCGAGAAGGTCATCCCGTTCCAGGCGGATTTCATCGTCGGCGCCGACGGCCACGCCTCGTTCGTTCGGCGCCGGCTGAAGATCGACTTCCCGAAACTGCGCCCGCCGTCGCTGTTCGCGGTGTTCGAGTTCGAGGCGGACGGGGATCTCGACCACGAGGCCCGGGTCGTCCTCGACGAACGCGGGATCAGCGTCCTGTGGCCGCTGCCGGGCGGGCGAGCGCGGTGGAGCTTCCAGATCGAGGACAGCCCGGAGATTCGCGCCGATCGGATCAAGAGCCGACTCAGCCAGCTGGGGCGGTGGGTCTTCCCGGCCCTCGATCAGGACCGGCTGGACAGGCTGATCGACGAGCGAGCCCCCTGGTACACCGGGCGCGTGCGGGAGGTCGTCTGGTCGGTGGCGATCCGGTTCGAGGAGCGTCTCGCCGCAGGCTTCGGGCGCGAGGCGGCCTGGCTCGCGGGCGACGCGGCGCACCTGGCGGGCCCCGTCGGGCTGCGCAGCATGAACGTCGGGCTGCGGGAAGCGGGAGATCTCGCCGCGCGGCTGGCGAAGATCCTCCGGGGTTCCGGCGGACCGGAGCTCCTGAGCGAGTACGACGCGGAGCGCAAGCGCGAATGGCGGCGGCTGTTCGGTCTCGAGGGCGGCTGGCGCAGCGGAGACGGAGCACCGGCATTCGTCCGGCGTGACCCGCTGCTGGCGCTGTCGCTCCTCCCGGCCTCCGGGAGATCACTGGATGCGCTGGCCGCTCAGCTCGACCTGCATCCGGAAGCCCCGGCTCCGCGGGCGGGCTGAGTTCAGGCCGGCCCGCCGCCGGAGCGCAGGGCGAACGAGCGAAGGACCTTCATGTAGTTCGCGCGCTCGAAGGCCGCCGGCTCCGCCACCGCGCGCTGGCTCATGCTCCCCTGCATCTGAGCGATCGACTCGTACTCCTTTTCTTCCATGAAGGCGCGGACCTCGTCGAGCATGGTCGCGATGTGGCGGACGCCGTGAATCAGCAGCGCCGAAGCGGTCATCGCGACCTTGGCGCCGGCCATCATGCACTTGATCACGTCGGCACCGGAATGGACGCCGCCGGTCACGGCGAGATCGGCGTCGACGCGACCGTGCATGATCGCCACCCAACGCAGGCGCAGTCTGAGCGTTTCCGGGCGGCTCAGATCGAGATCGGGCTTCACCTCGAGCGCCTCGATGTCCAGGTCGGGCTGGTAGAACCGGTTGAAGAGAACGAGGCCGCGGGCACCGGCCGCCACCGCTTCCCGGGCGAAGTGAACCGGCGCGCTGAAAAAGGGGCTGATCTTCACCGCTACCGGGATCTCCAGCCCGGCGGTGAGGTCGCGGACCAGGTTGATGTACATCGCCTCGACGTCCGTCGACGTCATCTGGCTGTCCGTGGGCAGGAAGTAGACGTTCAACTCGAGGGCGTCGGCGCCCGCCTCGGCGATCTTCTTCGCGTAGCGGATCCAGCCGCCCGTCGACACGCCGTTGAGGCTTCCGATGACCGGGATGCCGAGAGCCTCCTTCGCCCGGCGGACGTGCTCCAGGTAGCCCTCCGGGCCGGTGTTGTAGGCACCCATGTCGGGGAAGTAGGACACCGCTTCGGCGTAGCTTTCCGTCCCGTGCGAGAGGTAGGTGTCGAGGTCGTGCGATTCGATGTTGATCTGTTCTTCGAACAGCGAATGGAGCACGACGGCGCCGGCGCCGGCGTCCTCCATCCGGCGCAGGTTGTCGAGCGACTCGCACAGGGGGGAGGGCGAGGGGACCACCGGCGTCCTGAGCCGGAGCCCCAGATACTCGGTGGACAGGTCAATCATGGGTCGTTTCCTGCATGCGCCGCAGCTCTTCGGCATCGGACGCCTCGGCCATCCTGCGGTAGGCGGCCCAGCGCCGCTGCACGTCGCGCCGCGCCAGCTCCAGCAGCTCCCTGGCGGCCTCCGGTTTCGCCTTGGCGAGGATCGTGTACCGCGTCTCGTTGAGAGCGTACTCGTCGAGCTTCATCCTGGGAGGCTTCGAGTCGAGCTGGAACGGGTTCTTGCCCTCCGCCTCGCGACGCGGGTCGTACCGGAACAGTGGCCAGTACCCGCAGGAGACGGCGGCTTTCTGCTGATCCATGCCGTGCGCGAGATCGTAGCCGTGGGCGATGCAGTGGCAGTAGGCGACGATGAGCGACGGTCCGGGATAGCTCTCCGCCTCGAGGAAGGCCCGCAACGTCTGGGTGTCGGAGGCTCCCATCGCCACCTGGGCGACGTACACGTTGCCGTACGCGATGGCCATGCGCGCCAGGTCCTTCTTCGGCGTCGGCTTCCCGGCCGCGGCGAACTTCGCGACGGCGGCGCGGGGAGTGGCCTTCGACATCTGGCCTCCGGTGTTCGAGTACACCTCGGTGTCGAGCACGAGGATGTTGACGTTCTCGCCCGAGGCCAGAACGTGGTCGAGGCCCCCGTAGCCGATGTCGTAGGCCCAGCCGTCTCCGCCGACGATCCAGACACTCCGGGCGACCAGCGCGTCGGCGACCGCCAGGAGATCGCGGGCGTCCGGGCTGTGGTCGCCGGCGAGCAGCCGCTTCAGTTCGGCGACTCTCTCTCGCTGGGCGGCGATGCCGGCTTCCGTCGACTGATCGGCTTCGAGAAGCTCGGCGACGAGCCGCTCGCCGATGCGCCCGCGGAGCCGGCGAAGCAGCTCCCTCGCGTAGCGGGCCTGATGGTCCACGGCGAGGCGCATCCCGAGCCCGAACTCCGCGTTGTCCTCGAACAGGGAGTTCGACCACGCCGGCCCGCGCCCGGAACGATCCACCGACCACGGAGTGGTCGGCAGGTTACCCCCGTAGATCGAGGAGCAACCGGTGGCGTTGGCGACGAGCGCACGGTCGCCGAACAGCTGGGTCATCAGCTTGAGGTACGGCGTCTCGCCGCAGCCGGCGCAGGCTCCCGAGAACTCGAAGAGCGGCTCGAGGAGCTGGACGTCCTTCACCTTGTCGGCCGCCACCGATTGCCGCTCGGGGGCGGGGATCTCGTCGAAGAAACGCCAGTTCTCGCGCTCCCGCTCCCGGATCGGTTCCACCGGCTCCATGTTGATCGCACGCCGCCGCGTTTCCGACTTGTCCCGCACCGGGCAGACCTCGACGCACAACCGGCAGCCGGTGCAGTCGTCGACCGAGACCTGAAGCGTGTACCGCTTACCGTCGAACTGCCGCCACCGCGCCGGCGCCGACTTGAATCCGGCGGGGGCCCCGTCGAGGAGCGAGGCGTCGTAGACCTTGCCGCGAATCACCGCGTGGGGGCAGACGAGCACGCACTTGCCGCACTGAATGCAGAGCTTCTCGTCCCACACCGGGACCTCGAGGGCGATCGCCCGCTTCTCCCATCGGGAGGTGCCGCTCGGATAGGTGCCGTCCGGTGGCAGCGCGCTCACGGGCAACTCGTCCCCCTTGCCGGCGATGATCTTGGCGGTCACCCGGCGGACGAACTCGGGGGCCTCCGGCGGCACGGGCGCGCGCTGCGGCGGCCCATCGACCTGCCGCCCGCTGACGTCGACCTCGTGGAGGTGCGCCAGCGCCGCATCGACGGCGGCGAAGTTGCGCTGCACCACCAGGTCGCCCGCTCTCCCGTAGGTCTTCTCGATCGAGGCCTTGATGGCTTCGATGGCCCGCTCCTTCGGCAGGATCCCGCTGATCGCGAAGAAGCAGGTCTGCATGATCGTGTTGATGCGACGGCCGAGCCCGGCTTCCCGGGCCACCCGGTAGGCGTCGATCACGAACAGCCGCAGCTTCTTGTCGAGGATCTCCCGCTGGATGGACGCCGGCAACCGGTTCCAGACCTCGTCCGGGCCGTAGGGACTGTTGAGCAGGAAGGTGGCTCCGGGTTGGGCCAGCTCGAGGACGTTCATGCGCTCCAGGAACCCGAACTGGTGGCAGGCAACGAAGTTCGCGCTCCGGATGAGGTAGGTCGATC is a genomic window of Acidobacteriota bacterium containing:
- a CDS encoding FAD-dependent monooxygenase translates to MFDKGRAEVLVVGAGPVGLFAAASLVERGIDVAIVDAEWRGTGMSYALGLHPDAMALLETIGLAEPLRSAGYEVRRLAFYDRQERVAEVDYAAVDGPFPFLTILPQSALESALEAWLKKRGVEVRWRHRLADLSEVTRPVAAELHRWDEETVGYPIAHHERIVEKVIPFQADFIVGADGHASFVRRRLKIDFPKLRPPSLFAVFEFEADGDLDHEARVVLDERGISVLWPLPGGRARWSFQIEDSPEIRADRIKSRLSQLGRWVFPALDQDRLDRLIDERAPWYTGRVREVVWSVAIRFEERLAAGFGREAAWLAGDAAHLAGPVGLRSMNVGLREAGDLAARLAKILRGSGGPELLSEYDAERKREWRRLFGLEGGWRSGDGAPAFVRRDPLLALSLLPASGRSLDALAAQLDLHPEAPAPRAG
- a CDS encoding dihydroorotate dehydrogenase-like protein, with amino-acid sequence MIDLSTEYLGLRLRTPVVPSPSPLCESLDNLRRMEDAGAGAVVLHSLFEEQINIESHDLDTYLSHGTESYAEAVSYFPDMGAYNTGPEGYLEHVRRAKEALGIPVIGSLNGVSTGGWIRYAKKIAEAGADALELNVYFLPTDSQMTSTDVEAMYINLVRDLTAGLEIPVAVKISPFFSAPVHFAREAVAAGARGLVLFNRFYQPDLDIEALEVKPDLDLSRPETLRLRLRWVAIMHGRVDADLAVTGGVHSGADVIKCMMAGAKVAMTASALLIHGVRHIATMLDEVRAFMEEKEYESIAQMQGSMSQRAVAEPAAFERANYMKVLRSFALRSGGGPA
- the nifJ gene encoding pyruvate:ferredoxin (flavodoxin) oxidoreductase; this translates as AALPPTTRALAVLDRTKEPGSAGEPLLLDVLAALDADASSAHPRLANRPRVTGGRYGLSSKEFTPAMVKGVLEELSAPSPRSRITVGIRDDVGMTSVEADPSFSTESPETFRAVFYGLGSDGTVSANKNSIKIIGELTSFYAQGYFVYDSKKAGSMTVSHLRFGPRPIRSTYLIRSANFVACHQFGFLERMNVLELAQPGATFLLNSPYGPDEVWNRLPASIQREILDKKLRLFVIDAYRVAREAGLGRRINTIMQTCFFAISGILPKERAIEAIKASIEKTYGRAGDLVVQRNFAAVDAALAHLHEVDVSGRQVDGPPQRAPVPPEAPEFVRRVTAKIIAGKGDELPVSALPPDGTYPSGTSRWEKRAIALEVPVWDEKLCIQCGKCVLVCPHAVIRGKVYDASLLDGAPAGFKSAPARWRQFDGKRYTLQVSVDDCTGCRLCVEVCPVRDKSETRRRAINMEPVEPIRERERENWRFFDEIPAPERQSVAADKVKDVQLLEPLFEFSGACAGCGETPYLKLMTQLFGDRALVANATGCSSIYGGNLPTTPWSVDRSGRGPAWSNSLFEDNAEFGLGMRLAVDHQARYARELLRRLRGRIGERLVAELLEADQSTEAGIAAQRERVAELKRLLAGDHSPDARDLLAVADALVARSVWIVGGDGWAYDIGYGGLDHVLASGENVNILVLDTEVYSNTGGQMSKATPRAAVAKFAAAGKPTPKKDLARMAIAYGNVYVAQVAMGASDTQTLRAFLEAESYPGPSLIVAYCHCIAHGYDLAHGMDQQKAAVSCGYWPLFRYDPRREAEGKNPFQLDSKPPRMKLDEYALNETRYTILAKAKPEAARELLELARRDVQRRWAAYRRMAEASDAEELRRMQETTHD